Proteins encoded in a region of the Corynebacterium breve genome:
- a CDS encoding DUF4192 domain-containing protein, which produces MTNIDNHSIPPLTQPGELIAAIPGVLGFYPQDSVVLIGFMLDDDHPHSLLLGPVMRADLDNTDTVSDALHFPPATACDVFLAVLVSDDTTSRQYKRAVSTLKNMVDAFGHPFIDACWSVPEIATGAAFYVEFGPDDDDLIGGIVDNVAMSPAMKPLLDHGALPALSRAEAFAYFQAECVYDPDTQALARLAYSRADELIARDDAGAPGADRAVDQSARIIVNAPQYSLVTVDNAPKVNDVLPEEDDLLTVLTCLARSRLRDCLVPTAVAHPRRSAPVFLAIAREFDGVIRSNALCLWAIVATAHSLSSWATAALIIVQEELPGHALADALFKALMLGDFDGMLKVVQKGAHEQRRRLVPSDGKAA; this is translated from the coding sequence ATGACCAACATAGACAACCATTCCATCCCACCACTTACTCAACCCGGCGAACTTATCGCGGCCATCCCAGGCGTGCTCGGCTTCTACCCTCAAGATTCTGTCGTGCTCATCGGCTTTATGCTTGACGACGATCACCCGCACTCCCTGCTCCTCGGCCCCGTAATGCGGGCCGATCTTGACAACACCGACACTGTCTCCGACGCACTCCACTTTCCACCAGCAACCGCCTGCGACGTCTTCTTGGCGGTTCTTGTTTCTGACGACACAACATCCCGACAATACAAGCGAGCCGTCTCAACATTGAAGAATATGGTTGATGCTTTCGGCCACCCTTTCATAGACGCGTGTTGGAGCGTGCCCGAGATCGCCACGGGCGCAGCCTTCTACGTAGAATTCGGCCCTGATGACGATGATCTGATCGGAGGGATTGTAGATAACGTGGCCATGTCCCCGGCAATGAAACCACTGTTGGATCATGGTGCGCTTCCGGCATTGAGTAGGGCAGAGGCCTTTGCTTACTTCCAAGCCGAGTGTGTTTATGACCCAGACACCCAAGCTCTGGCACGCTTGGCGTACAGCAGGGCCGACGAACTGATTGCACGAGACGATGCCGGGGCACCAGGGGCAGACCGTGCCGTTGATCAATCCGCGCGGATCATAGTGAATGCACCGCAATACTCACTAGTCACGGTAGATAACGCCCCAAAAGTCAATGACGTGCTCCCTGAAGAGGATGACCTGCTCACGGTACTCACGTGCCTAGCACGATCCAGACTCCGGGATTGCTTGGTTCCTACTGCGGTTGCGCATCCCCGTCGATCCGCCCCGGTCTTCCTCGCGATCGCGCGAGAATTCGACGGTGTGATTCGCAGCAACGCACTGTGCCTGTGGGCGATTGTTGCTACAGCACACTCTCTCAGCTCGTGGGCTACAGCTGCACTAATCATTGTGCAGGAGGAACTGCCCGGACACGCATTAGCCGATGCGCTTTTCAAAGCGCTGATGTTGGGGGATTTCGACGGGATGCTCAAGGTAGTGCAAAAAGGGGCACACGAACAGCGTCGTCGTCTGGTTCCAAGCGACGGGAAAGCCGCCTAA
- a CDS encoding DEAD/DEAH box helicase — protein sequence MNLAQLLPDLSEVPDSLYEDAIWDSFMSWTNSRGITLYPAQEEASLAVLAGDNVILATPTGSGKSMVANAAHFIAMARGQRTFYTAPIKALVSEKFFALCEIFGAENVGMMTGDATVNGNAPIIAATAEIVANIALRDGKNAAIDQVVMDEFHYYSEPDRGWAWQVPLLELPNAQFLLMSATLGDTQWLQDDLTDRTGRTTTLVSGTERPVPLDFHYVFTPVHETIEELLSNGKAPIYVVHFSQREATERAQALTSMKIINDEEKARIAEEIGDFRFTTTFGKTLSKLLRRGIGIHHAGMLPKYRRLVEKLSQTGLLKVICGTDTLGVGINVPIRTVLMTGLAKYDGQRQRIVKSREFHQIAGRAGRAGYDTEGTVVVEAPEHEIENVKLRRKAGDDPAKLRKIRKKAPRDGQVSWSENTFERLTTAEPEELTSQFRVSNSMLLNVVARPGDGYEHMRNLLRTNHDSRAKQNRDILTAVELFRGLINAGIVERTPDSPASRPYTLTEELDRDFALNQPLSPFALAYLTLLDPESDTYTLDVISTFEAILDDPRQLLQAQQSAERGEEIAALKADGVDYTERMALIEDVTYPMPLKDELDEAFETFREGNPWAKEFELSPKSVVRDMIEHAMTFSDLIATYGLARSEGVVLRYLTDAWRTLAKSIPAQYLTEELEDIIEWLGELIRQVDSSLIDEWAHMADEDTPISKHDLERELAFGVEDPSALTSNRRAFKIMVRNYFFRLVELFAFEKEDRLADMLEYLDPEDTPDWGSALDDYFDEYDDLDTGPDARGPEFFSIADDATRSWPVRQIIKDPEGDNAFQLHGVVDLDASDAAGEVRLSSLEMKQV from the coding sequence GTGAATCTAGCCCAGCTCCTGCCTGATCTTTCAGAAGTTCCAGATTCCCTCTACGAGGACGCAATCTGGGACTCTTTCATGTCGTGGACCAATAGTCGCGGCATCACTCTGTACCCGGCACAGGAAGAAGCCTCCTTAGCGGTGTTGGCGGGTGACAACGTTATTCTTGCGACCCCCACCGGCTCGGGAAAGTCGATGGTGGCAAACGCCGCACACTTCATCGCCATGGCTCGCGGGCAGAGGACGTTCTACACGGCGCCGATCAAGGCGTTGGTAAGCGAAAAATTCTTCGCACTCTGCGAGATCTTCGGAGCTGAAAACGTCGGGATGATGACTGGCGATGCAACCGTCAATGGCAACGCACCCATCATCGCAGCAACAGCGGAGATCGTGGCCAATATTGCATTGCGTGATGGCAAGAATGCCGCCATCGACCAGGTTGTGATGGATGAGTTCCACTACTACTCGGAACCCGATCGTGGCTGGGCGTGGCAGGTGCCGCTGCTGGAACTGCCCAACGCACAGTTCTTGTTGATGTCTGCCACCTTGGGCGACACACAGTGGCTGCAGGATGATCTGACAGATCGCACCGGACGTACGACCACATTGGTTTCTGGTACCGAACGCCCCGTGCCGTTGGATTTTCACTACGTATTTACACCAGTCCACGAAACGATCGAGGAGCTGTTGTCTAACGGGAAGGCCCCGATTTATGTGGTGCACTTCTCCCAGCGTGAGGCGACCGAACGGGCACAGGCGCTGACGAGCATGAAGATCATCAACGACGAGGAGAAAGCGCGGATTGCCGAGGAGATCGGGGATTTCCGCTTTACCACGACGTTTGGCAAGACTCTGTCTAAGCTGCTGCGCCGCGGCATCGGCATTCACCACGCAGGCATGCTGCCAAAGTACAGGCGCCTCGTCGAAAAGCTTTCTCAAACCGGCCTGCTGAAAGTTATTTGTGGCACGGACACGCTGGGGGTCGGCATCAACGTCCCGATTCGAACTGTGTTGATGACGGGGCTGGCGAAGTACGACGGGCAGCGCCAGCGCATCGTGAAGTCTCGTGAGTTTCACCAGATCGCGGGGCGTGCGGGTCGTGCAGGATACGACACCGAAGGCACCGTAGTCGTTGAGGCTCCGGAGCACGAGATTGAAAACGTCAAGCTGCGTAGAAAAGCGGGCGACGATCCTGCCAAGCTACGCAAGATCCGGAAGAAGGCTCCGCGCGACGGCCAGGTGTCATGGTCAGAGAATACTTTCGAACGCTTGACCACCGCCGAACCTGAGGAGCTGACCAGCCAGTTCAGAGTATCGAACTCAATGCTGCTCAATGTTGTAGCGAGACCGGGCGATGGCTACGAGCACATGAGGAATCTCCTACGCACCAATCACGACTCTCGTGCAAAGCAGAACCGTGACATTCTAACTGCCGTGGAACTGTTCCGGGGTCTGATAAACGCGGGAATCGTCGAGCGTACCCCAGACTCGCCTGCATCGAGGCCCTACACCTTGACGGAAGAGCTGGACCGCGATTTCGCGCTCAACCAGCCACTTTCCCCGTTTGCCCTCGCGTACCTCACGCTGCTGGATCCTGAGTCCGACACGTACACGTTGGATGTCATCTCCACGTTCGAGGCGATCTTGGACGATCCACGCCAGCTGCTTCAGGCTCAACAATCAGCAGAGCGCGGTGAGGAGATCGCGGCGTTAAAGGCTGACGGGGTTGACTACACCGAACGCATGGCCCTCATCGAAGACGTCACCTATCCGATGCCGCTAAAAGACGAGCTCGACGAAGCATTTGAAACTTTCCGCGAGGGAAACCCGTGGGCCAAGGAATTCGAACTCTCGCCGAAGTCGGTCGTGCGTGACATGATCGAGCACGCGATGACCTTTTCTGATCTCATCGCAACCTACGGTCTGGCACGCTCCGAGGGCGTGGTGCTGCGCTACCTCACCGACGCGTGGCGCACCCTAGCAAAGTCGATCCCAGCGCAGTACCTCACCGAGGAGCTAGAAGACATCATCGAATGGCTTGGTGAGCTCATCCGCCAAGTCGATTCCTCGCTGATCGACGAGTGGGCGCATATGGCCGACGAAGACACACCAATTTCAAAGCACGACCTGGAACGCGAGCTTGCGTTCGGCGTGGAAGACCCTTCTGCGCTCACCTCCAACCGACGCGCGTTCAAGATCATGGTGCGCAACTACTTCTTCCGACTGGTGGAGCTTTTCGCCTTTGAAAAGGAAGATCGTCTCGCCGATATGCTGGAGTACCTCGACCCCGAAGATACGCCCGACTGGGGTTCGGCTTTGGACGACTACTTTGATGAATACGACGATCTAGACACCGGCCCCGATGCCCGAGGACCAGAGTTCTTCTCTATCGCCGACGACGCTACTCGCAGCTGGCCTGTTCGACAGATCATCAAAGATCCAGAGGGTGACAACGCATTTCAGCTGCACGGCGTAGTCGATTTGGATGCTTCTGACGCCGCGGGTGAAGTGCGCTTGAGCTCCCTTGAGATGAAACAAGTTTAG
- a CDS encoding carboxymuconolactone decarboxylase family protein, producing the protein MSIDNLKNAMPEYAKDQKLNIGTLARSTELNEEQLWGALVAAAAATKNSTVISEIVDEAKDHLSAEALEAAFGAATVMAMNNVAYRSRHMLGDDYSNVKMGLRMNIISKPGVEKANFELWSITVSAMNGCEACLASHAQVVLEEGLTKEQVWEAVKIGAVINAVATVVDIEDAR; encoded by the coding sequence ATGTCTATCGATAACCTGAAGAACGCAATGCCAGAGTACGCAAAGGACCAGAAGCTCAACATTGGTACCCTTGCACGTTCCACTGAGCTCAACGAAGAGCAGCTCTGGGGCGCTCTGGTTGCAGCTGCTGCAGCGACCAAGAACTCCACTGTCATCTCCGAGATCGTCGATGAGGCTAAGGATCACCTCTCCGCAGAGGCTCTCGAAGCAGCATTCGGCGCAGCTACCGTCATGGCAATGAACAACGTTGCATACCGCTCCCGTCACATGCTTGGCGACGACTACTCCAACGTCAAGATGGGCCTGCGCATGAACATCATCTCTAAGCCAGGCGTTGAGAAGGCTAACTTCGAGCTGTGGTCCATCACCGTTTCCGCAATGAACGGCTGCGAGGCTTGCCTGGCTTCCCACGCTCAGGTTGTCCTGGAGGAGGGCCTGACCAAGGAGCAGGTCTGGGAGGCAGTCAAGATCGGTGCAGTGATCAACGCTGTAGCGACTGTCGTCGACATCGAGGACGCTCGCTAA
- a CDS encoding PAC2 family protein, protein MADDTRRMYEMEYPAPPVGDTSQHGPTLIIAMQGYADAGHAVESAAEHLKAALDNSQVATFNADELIDYRSRRPAVMMEKHEITNMEKIELDMRVVRDSEGENFLLLSGPEPDLRWEGFSQAVADLADKYNVSKTICLYGAPMAVPHTRPLMVSAHGNDRDLVGTMFSFDGKVTMPGSASLMIERELHARGHAVAGYTAHVPHYLAQSPYPHATFQLLQSVSDTSKLKFPLKALEHDMNVVAKQLTEQTAGSEEIMHVVTQLEKHYDQELAEYRKTHPNAMMPGESQVPSGEEIGAAFENYLAAVDDRERTRPELPHAKQLFNFDSNEQAADDPSLGDDSPAPDADSESEADGQGTTDES, encoded by the coding sequence ATGGCAGACGATACTCGCCGCATGTATGAGATGGAGTACCCCGCACCGCCCGTGGGAGATACCAGCCAGCATGGACCGACCCTTATTATCGCGATGCAGGGCTACGCCGATGCTGGTCACGCTGTAGAAAGTGCTGCCGAGCATTTGAAGGCAGCTTTAGACAACAGCCAAGTCGCTACTTTTAACGCCGACGAGCTGATCGATTACCGCTCACGCAGGCCTGCGGTGATGATGGAAAAGCATGAAATCACCAACATGGAGAAGATCGAGCTCGACATGCGCGTAGTGCGAGACTCAGAGGGTGAGAACTTCCTCTTGCTCTCGGGTCCTGAGCCTGACTTGCGCTGGGAAGGCTTTAGCCAGGCAGTGGCCGATCTGGCAGATAAGTACAACGTCAGCAAGACCATCTGCCTGTACGGAGCACCCATGGCCGTTCCTCATACTCGTCCCCTGATGGTGTCCGCGCATGGAAATGACCGCGACTTAGTAGGCACGATGTTCTCATTCGATGGCAAGGTAACCATGCCAGGTTCGGCTTCCTTGATGATCGAGCGCGAACTGCACGCCCGCGGTCATGCCGTTGCCGGATATACGGCGCACGTCCCCCATTATTTGGCACAATCGCCATACCCGCATGCCACGTTCCAGTTGCTGCAGTCGGTGTCTGATACTTCCAAGTTAAAGTTCCCTCTGAAGGCACTTGAACATGACATGAATGTGGTTGCCAAGCAGCTCACAGAACAGACCGCAGGCTCTGAGGAGATCATGCATGTGGTCACTCAGTTGGAAAAGCATTATGACCAAGAACTTGCCGAGTACCGCAAGACTCACCCGAACGCGATGATGCCCGGGGAATCCCAGGTACCGTCTGGCGAGGAAATCGGCGCGGCTTTTGAGAACTACCTGGCCGCGGTAGATGACCGCGAGCGAACCCGGCCTGAGCTGCCGCACGCAAAGCAGTTGTTTAACTTCGATAGCAACGAACAGGCAGCAGACGACCCATCGCTTGGCGACGACTCCCCTGCCCCCGATGCCGACTCTGAGTCCGAGGCGGACGGCCAAGGTACCACGGACGAAAGCTGA
- a CDS encoding PH domain-containing protein, whose protein sequence is MSSVSVAAITAWTLHRQIDIPQDIFPMLTPGEQPVAAFATFRDSAVFTTKRMIVRDAQGLRGKKVEMYSLPYKSIDMWSSENSGTLDFNAELELWTRAGKFKINVGRDVDVRALDNLIAQCVLGEQ, encoded by the coding sequence ATGAGTTCTGTTTCCGTCGCTGCGATCACCGCATGGACCCTGCATCGTCAAATTGATATCCCGCAGGATATTTTCCCCATGCTCACGCCGGGAGAACAGCCAGTTGCTGCATTTGCGACGTTTCGTGACTCCGCAGTGTTCACGACGAAGCGCATGATAGTCCGTGACGCCCAGGGGCTGCGCGGCAAGAAAGTTGAAATGTACTCATTGCCTTACAAGTCGATCGATATGTGGTCGAGCGAGAACTCGGGCACCCTAGATTTCAACGCTGAACTTGAGCTATGGACTCGAGCCGGAAAGTTCAAGATCAATGTCGGTCGCGATGTCGACGTGCGTGCACTAGACAATCTGATCGCACAGTGCGTTCTCGGCGAACAGTAA
- a CDS encoding Lrp/AsnC family transcriptional regulator has product MNRPLDSIDRAIIATLQGNARIPIAELAARVNVSESTAHRRLRSLVDDHVITKFTAEVDIAALGLQTEALIHIRLHASARNALRSFQTFLQELPESRHVYFVSGGSDFVVHVAVADSATLRDFVSDSISARPEVASTNTSLVFEHRPGSGIEWKAGES; this is encoded by the coding sequence ATGAATCGGCCACTAGATTCCATCGATCGCGCCATCATCGCGACCCTTCAGGGTAATGCGCGCATCCCCATTGCCGAGCTTGCAGCCCGTGTCAACGTCAGCGAGTCCACGGCGCATCGCAGGCTACGGTCGCTTGTCGACGACCATGTGATCACCAAATTCACCGCCGAGGTCGATATCGCAGCCTTGGGGCTACAGACAGAAGCCCTGATTCATATTCGCCTCCATGCGAGTGCCCGCAATGCTCTGCGGAGTTTTCAAACTTTTCTCCAGGAGCTTCCTGAATCCCGTCATGTGTACTTTGTCTCCGGCGGAAGCGATTTCGTAGTTCATGTTGCGGTCGCGGACTCCGCGACATTACGAGACTTCGTGTCAGATTCGATCAGTGCGCGCCCTGAGGTAGCGTCGACCAACACGTCCTTAGTTTTTGAGCATCGTCCGGGCTCGGGTATTGAATGGAAAGCTGGAGAATCCTAG
- a CDS encoding NAD(P)/FAD-dependent oxidoreductase, with product MTKAIIVGAGMTGLATAWHLQEYGYEVEVVDRVGVAAGSSWGNAGWLAPGKTIPLSNASLWRYGPTALLDKNAAMSVPPRIDPKLWAFVGQFMARANQKSWDKTMAALTPADQASLAAFDELIDGGVDAVTHDGPFIVGFEKESEATGFLGEVEGAIRHGQDIPFQQITYDEALEYAPMLSERVQAIYTMGGQRYIEPSVFCDALADAIRQRGGTIRGGIEVTEVRSTRIPALNFATGEWATADVVVLATGAWLPSLARDLGVRTLVQAGRGYSFNVPTEKEAKYSVYLPHTRVACTPVPSKGRFQIAGTMEFREPDEAFQPARIDSIINVTKPMFQGIDWDDIQDEWVGSRPVTPDGLPLVGRTKVPNVYTCGGHGMWGIILGPVSGKLLAKQIATGEVDPIIAPFDPLR from the coding sequence ATGACCAAGGCAATCATCGTTGGAGCCGGAATGACCGGCCTTGCTACCGCTTGGCACCTGCAGGAATATGGCTATGAGGTCGAAGTCGTCGACCGCGTGGGCGTCGCTGCAGGATCCTCGTGGGGAAACGCGGGTTGGCTCGCACCGGGGAAAACTATCCCGCTTTCAAACGCGAGCTTATGGCGCTACGGCCCTACTGCGTTACTAGACAAGAACGCCGCAATGAGTGTTCCTCCACGGATCGATCCGAAGCTATGGGCTTTCGTCGGTCAATTTATGGCACGCGCAAATCAGAAGTCTTGGGATAAGACTATGGCCGCGCTCACCCCGGCGGATCAAGCTTCGCTGGCTGCGTTCGACGAGCTCATCGATGGCGGCGTCGATGCCGTCACTCATGATGGTCCGTTCATCGTCGGCTTTGAGAAGGAATCCGAAGCCACCGGTTTCCTCGGCGAGGTCGAGGGCGCTATCCGTCACGGCCAAGACATCCCCTTCCAGCAGATCACTTACGACGAAGCCCTTGAATACGCTCCAATGCTTTCCGAGCGTGTTCAGGCCATCTACACGATGGGTGGCCAGCGCTACATTGAACCTTCCGTGTTCTGTGATGCGCTTGCCGATGCTATTCGCCAGCGCGGTGGCACCATCCGTGGTGGCATTGAAGTCACCGAGGTGCGCTCGACCCGTATTCCAGCTTTGAATTTTGCTACTGGTGAGTGGGCTACCGCCGATGTCGTCGTCCTAGCTACAGGCGCCTGGTTACCTTCGCTGGCGCGGGATTTGGGTGTGCGCACACTGGTTCAAGCTGGCCGTGGCTACTCCTTCAATGTTCCTACCGAGAAGGAAGCAAAGTACTCGGTTTACCTTCCACATACTCGCGTGGCTTGTACGCCCGTTCCTTCGAAGGGCCGCTTCCAGATCGCGGGGACAATGGAATTCCGCGAACCGGACGAGGCGTTCCAACCTGCGCGGATAGATTCCATCATCAACGTGACCAAGCCAATGTTCCAGGGCATCGATTGGGATGACATTCAAGACGAGTGGGTCGGTTCGCGCCCGGTCACCCCTGACGGTTTACCCCTAGTCGGACGCACCAAGGTCCCTAACGTGTACACCTGTGGCGGGCACGGCATGTGGGGCATCATCTTGGGCCCAGTCTCTGGCAAGCTCCTAGCCAAGCAGATTGCTACCGGCGAGGTAGACCCGATCATCGCGCCTTTTGATCCCCTGCGCTAA